The following are encoded together in the Vigna unguiculata cultivar IT97K-499-35 chromosome 2, ASM411807v1, whole genome shotgun sequence genome:
- the LOC114173329 gene encoding putative disease resistance protein RGA3: MAEALLEVVIQNLGSFVQDQLATYWGVNQQIQKLSSNLTAIRAVLRDAEKKQITSHAVKDWLQKLTDAAYVLDDILDECSIHSTKMHSVDGRTSCLSRLHPKDIHFRFHIGKRIKDITERFHDIHTERLTFELRVDLTKKQAVDDDGWRETSSVITEPILYGRDGDRAKIVKFFLEDASSSDELTISAIVGMGGLGKTTLAKEVFHDDGISKHFDLKIWICVSDDFKVKEILQSIIECTLGPNQNVDNLEARRKKVEEALQSKRYLLVLDDVWNDNREKWTELKGMLESARGAKGATVLVTTRLQEVVSVMGTHYSYPLKALSEDDSWSLFKQYAFGPNTQERKELTVIGEEIVRKCVGSPLAIKTLGSCLRDENEVTQWKNVKESEIWDIREESNSITGEENSIMRALKLSYSNLEPYMRRCFSLCAIYPKDFEIEKEELTYLWMANGFIRCERNVEVEDIGNKVWKKLYSRSFFQEAKYDKFGMITTFKMHDLFHDLAQSIMGEECVVVTKKWLTPSSRVHYLKLEDYDMSVDASSFKKPESLRTLFYFSHVGLMLSNHCYLRALSTRFTMLSSLKNLAHLRYLSLSGFGGMHVSLNNSICELTKLQILKLTHWDKLYGLPKNLTQLQDLRHIVICECPSIVEMSPNTSKLRHLKTLSLFVVGSKAGYGLAELHSLKLGGTLRIKGLENVANEWDAKQANLMSKKELNHLHLSWDGNANSEGSNVNVERVLEALEPPSTLKSFKIKGYQGRHVSSWMRSRVALRDLVEVKFLDCDYCEELPPFGKLPHLKRLVVSGMKNVKWIDGETYDGVEEKAFPSLEKLSVENLPNLERLLRDEGVDMLPRLSQLIIDGVSNFKFPRLPFVEEVYYANMIDEVGFFMEGVVGNTPCLKTLNISSIKGVTTLPDQVGMVDALEVLEIKLWYDLEYFPEHVLEGLTSLRILRIRGCEKLKSLSEGVRHLTCLQRLRICCCPELVALPNNMSQLTALQHVSIANCSTLPNGLQRVPSLRSLYISDCKSTSLPDWLGDMTSLQKLDIWDCKELRSLPSSIQRLTNLSSLSIYNCSHLEKRCKRETGEDWQYINHIPNIEWETF; the protein is encoded by the coding sequence ATGGCCGAGGCTTTACTGGAAGTCGTGATTCAAAATTTGGGATCTTTCGTTCAAGATCAACTTGCAACTTATTGGGGTGTTAATCAACAGATTCAAAAGCTTTCCAGCAACCTCACCGCAATTCGTGCTGTCCTCAGAGATGCTGAGAAAAAGCAAATAACAAGTCATGCTGTGAAGGATTGGCTGCAGAAGCTCACAGATGCAGCATATGTGCTTGATGATATCTTAGATGAATGTTCAATTCACTCCACAAAGATGCACTCTGTTGATGGACGCACTTCATGCCTGTCCCGTCTCCATCCTAAGGACATTCACTTCCGCTTTCATATTGGAAAGCGGATCAAAGACATCACAGAAAGATTTCATGACATTCATACAGAAAGGCTCACCTTTGAATTGCGTGTGGATCTCACAAAAAAGCAAGCAGTGGATGATGATGGTTGGCGTGAAACTAGTTCTGTCATTACCGAACCCATATTATATGGCAGAGACGGAGATAGAGCGAAAATTGTGAAGTTTTTCCTGGAAGATGCCAGTAGCAGTGACGAACTCACCATCTCTGCCATAGTTGGTATGGGGGGACTTGGCAAAACCACTCTTGCCAAGGAGGTCTTCCATGATGACGGGATAAGTAAACATTTTGACTTGAAAATCTGGATCTGTGTTTCGGATGATTTCAAGGTCAAGGAAATCCTGCAATCCATCATAGAATGTACCCTTGGTCCAAATCAGAACGTCGACAATTTAGAAGCAAGGCGGAAAAAGGTTGAAGAAGCATTGCAGAGTAAGAGATATTTGCTTGTTCTGGATGATGTGTGGAACGACAACAGAGAGAAATGGACTGAGTTGAAGGGGATGTTGGAGAGTGCAAGGGGAGCAAAAGGAGCTACCGTTTTGGTCACCACTCGACTTCAGGAAGTTGTCTCTGTCATGGGAACGCATTATTCTTACCCTTTGAAAGCATTGTCCGAAGACGATAGTTGGTCATTATTCAAACAGTATGCATTTGGACCAAACACACAAGAAAGGAAAGAGCTTACGGTAATCGGTGAAGAGATAGTGAGAAAATGCGTCGGTTCCCCACTTGCAATAAAAACACTGGGAAGCTGTTTGCGTGATGAAAATGAAGTAACACAATGGAAGAATGTAAAGGAAAGTGAAATTTGGGACATACGGGAGGAAAGTAATTCTATTACAGGTGAGGAAAATTCTATTATGCGTGCTTTGAAACTGAGTTATTCTAATTTGGAACCATATATGAGGAGATGCTTTTCTTTATGTGCAATATACCCCAAAGATTTTGAAATAGAGAAAGAAGAACTAACTTATCTCTGGATGGCTAATGGATTTATTAGATGTGAAAGAAATGTAGAAGTGGAAGATATTGGAAATAAAGTGTGGAAAAAGTTATACAGTAGATCCTTTTTTCAAGAAGCAAAGTATGATAAGTTTGGTATGATAACGACTTTCAAGATGCACGATCTATTTCATGATCTTGCCCAATCTATTATGGGTGAGGAATGTGTGGTTGTTACGAAAAAATGGTTGACTCCCTCAAGTAGAGTTCACTATTTAAAGTTGGAAGATTATGATATGTCTGTTGATGCGAGTTCTTTCAAGAAGCCTGAATCTCTGcggactttattttattttagtcatGTGGGCCTAATGCTATCAAACCATTGTTATCTCCGAGCATTGAGCACACGCTTTACTATGTTGTCCTCACTTAAGAATTTAGCACATCTGAGATACTTGAGTTTGAGTGGATTTGGTGGTATGCACGTAAGTTTAAATAACTCAATTTGTGAGTTGACGAAATTACAAATATTGAAACTGACACATTGGGACAAACTTTATGGGCTACCCAAAAACTTGACACAATTGCAGGATCTAAGACATATCGTAATTTGTGAATGTCCTTCAATAGTAGAGATGTCCCCCAATACTAGCAAGTTAAGACATCTAAAAACCCTGAGCCTTTTCGTTGTGGGTTCAAAAGCAGGGTATGGGTTAGCAGAGCTGCATAGCTTAAAGCTGGGAGGCACGCTGAGAATCAAAGGCCTTGAAAATGTGGCCAATGAATGGGATGCTAAACAAGCAAATTTAATGAGCAAGAAGGAATTGAATCACCTACACTTGTCATGGGATGGTAATGCTAATTCAGAAGGTAGTAATGTCAATGTGGAGAGAGTACTGGAAGCCCTGGAACCTCCCTCAACTCTAAAGAGTTTTAAGATAAAGGGGTATCAGGGAAGACACGTATCGAGTTGGATGAGAAGTCGAGTCGCTCTAAGGGACTTGGTAGAAGTTAAGTTCTTGGACTGTGACTACTGTGAGGAGCTTCCTCCATTTGGTAAACTACCACACTTGAAAAGGCTAGTGGTGAGTGGAATGAAAAATGTGAAGTGGATAGATGGTGAGACCTATGACGGCGTGGAGGAGAAGGCATTTCCATCATTGGAGAAATTGAGTGTGGAGAATTTACCAAATTTGGAGAGGTTGTTGAGGGATGAAGGAGTAGATATGCTTCCTCGTCTTTCCCAATTAATAATTGATGGTGTCTCCAACTTTAAATTTCCGCGTCTTCCTTTTGTTGAGGAAGTTTATTATGCTAACATGATTGACGAAGTGGGTTTCTTCATGGAAGGAGTTGTGGGGAATACGCCCTGTCTAAAGACCCTGAATATTTCATCGATTAAAGGAGTAACGACACTGCCTGACCAAGTCGGCATGGTGGATGCATTAGAGGTCCTTGAGATTAAACTTTGGTATGATTTGGAGTATTTTCCAGAACATGTGTTGGAAGGTCTAACTTCTCTTCGAATCTTACGTATTCGTGGCTGTGAGAAATTAAAATCCTTATCTGAAGGTGTTCGACATTTGACATGTCTTCAGCGTTTGAGAATCTGCTGTTGTCCAGAGCTGGTGGCTCTACCAAACAATATGAGCCAACTAACTGCCCTTCAGCACGTGTCAATTGCGAATTGCTCCACATTACCCAATGGCTTACAACGTGTCCCCTCCCTACGTTCTTTGTATATATCCGATTGCAAGTCTACTTCATTGCCGGACTGGCTGGGAGACATGACTTCTCTTCAAAAATTAGACATTTGGGACTGTAAGGAGTTGAGGTCACTGCCGAGTAGCATTCAACGCCTCACCAACTTGTCTTCTTTGAGTATATACAATTGTTCTCATCTGGAGAAGCGGTGCAAGAGGGAAACAGGAGAGGATTGGCAATACATAAACCACATTCCAAATATAGAATGGGAAACATTTTGA